From a single Spongiibacter taiwanensis genomic region:
- a CDS encoding alkaline phosphatase → MRFFLFAVTSLCLAACDSPSTSVTPAPVKQLEFIERSLNNTWFQDASKAVTKDAARAPGQQGRAKNIILFVGDGMGISTLTAARIFQGQQQGLSGEENSLSFEQFPFAGLIKTYNVDAQVPDSAGTMSAIVTGAKTRAGVLAVDASANRGDCHTQNGAALPSILEIAELAGKATGIVSTARITHATPAATYAKSVERDWENDAALSAEAQAAGCEDIAQQLVHFETRFAQRFAGHQSNGIEVVLGGGRANFLPAQAEFNSDRSHTGIEGLRQDGHNLTARWQQQHPQGHYVTDRDALLTLSKPDGAPLLGLFNPSHMSFEVDRVAGSLGEPSLSEMTDIAIRRLRQHENGFFLMVEAGRIDHAHHAGNAYRALSETVALSDAVAVATSLTNTDDTLILVTADHSHVFTMAGYPKRGNPILGKVVGVGESDAAQANDGKPYTTLGYANGPGHQSQDRQDLSEHDTTDKNYHQQSLVPLSSETHGGEDVAIFASGPGAALVSGSHEQNRIFHIMEFAGALFSAAGIGKTQ, encoded by the coding sequence ATGCGATTTTTCCTTTTTGCCGTAACGTCCCTTTGCCTGGCTGCCTGTGATAGTCCGTCAACCTCCGTGACACCAGCGCCGGTCAAGCAGCTGGAATTCATCGAGCGCAGCCTCAACAATACCTGGTTTCAGGATGCCAGCAAGGCGGTGACCAAAGATGCCGCGAGGGCGCCAGGGCAGCAAGGCCGAGCAAAGAACATTATTCTATTTGTCGGCGACGGCATGGGTATTTCCACATTAACCGCCGCACGAATTTTTCAGGGCCAGCAACAAGGTCTCTCCGGTGAAGAAAACAGCCTGAGCTTTGAGCAGTTCCCCTTCGCTGGATTGATCAAAACCTACAATGTCGATGCCCAGGTGCCAGATTCCGCCGGCACCATGAGCGCAATAGTCACCGGCGCCAAAACACGCGCGGGTGTGCTTGCCGTTGACGCCTCCGCCAACCGGGGTGATTGCCACACCCAAAACGGCGCAGCCCTACCCAGTATTTTGGAGATCGCAGAGCTTGCCGGCAAAGCCACCGGCATTGTCAGTACCGCCCGAATCACCCATGCCACCCCCGCCGCGACCTATGCCAAATCGGTTGAGCGAGACTGGGAAAATGATGCTGCCCTTTCCGCTGAAGCCCAGGCAGCCGGGTGCGAAGATATCGCCCAGCAGCTTGTTCACTTTGAAACTCGCTTCGCGCAGCGGTTTGCCGGGCACCAAAGTAACGGCATTGAAGTTGTACTGGGTGGTGGACGCGCCAATTTTCTTCCCGCCCAGGCCGAGTTCAATAGCGACCGCAGCCATACCGGTATCGAAGGTTTGCGTCAGGATGGCCACAACCTGACAGCGCGCTGGCAGCAACAACATCCCCAGGGGCACTATGTTACCGACCGGGACGCGCTACTGACGCTATCCAAACCGGACGGCGCCCCGCTACTGGGGCTATTCAACCCTTCGCACATGAGCTTTGAAGTGGATCGGGTTGCCGGCAGCCTCGGCGAGCCCTCTCTCAGTGAGATGACCGACATCGCCATTCGGCGCTTACGCCAACATGAGAACGGTTTTTTTCTCATGGTCGAAGCCGGGCGAATTGACCACGCTCATCACGCTGGCAACGCTTACCGGGCGCTGAGTGAAACCGTTGCGCTTTCCGATGCCGTTGCCGTCGCGACATCACTGACCAATACGGATGACACGCTTATTCTGGTGACCGCCGATCACAGCCACGTTTTCACTATGGCAGGCTACCCCAAACGGGGGAATCCGATTCTCGGCAAGGTAGTGGGTGTGGGAGAAAGCGATGCTGCCCAAGCCAATGATGGCAAGCCCTATACCACGCTGGGGTACGCCAACGGGCCTGGACACCAATCCCAAGACCGCCAGGACCTTAGCGAACACGATACAACAGACAAGAACTATCACCAACAGTCCCTGGTCCCCCTCTCATCAGAGACCCATGGCGGCGAGGACGTGGCGATTTTTGCAAGCGGCCCGGGAGCCGCCCTGGTCAGTGGCAGCCATGAACAGAATCGCATTTTTCATATTATGGAATTCGCCGGGGCACTGTTTAGCGCAGCGGGAATCGGCAAAACTCAGTAG
- a CDS encoding Na(+)/H(+) antiporter subunit D: MLITDLPPFLLFYLGGLLAALSRGKLRAGLMLATIALSALNLWMLPDGFSVQAELMGMALEPVRLDNLNFLFGYLFHIAALIGVIYSLHVKDTLQQSASMFYAGSALGAVFAGDLLTLFVFWEMLALTSVFLVWARRSEQAYSSGMRYLVIQVISGLLLLAGILLHYQKNGSLAFNFIGLEGLSAWLIFIGFGVKCAFPALHTWLTDAYPESTPSGTVFLSAFTTKVAIYAMARAFPGTELLVYIGASMACFPIFYAVIENDLRRVLAYSLINQLGFMIVGIGIGTELAINGAVAHAFNDVIFKGLLFMSMGAVLYRTGRINGSELGGLYKSMPKTTILCIVGAASISAFPLFSGFVSKSMIMSAALKEHFNVVWLLLLFASAGVFHHAGIKIPYFAFFAHDSGIRCKEAPTNMLIAMGIAATLCIGIGCFPELLYRNLPFATDYSAYDVTHVLTQTQLLFFSALAFVWLNLKGMYPPELPSTNLDADWFYRRPIPRLVGGITAAFWAVDGAMRRTVMSVLTTFEGRLAKLNQDNGLLSRGISTSAMVAWMCVLLAAMLLLKFI; the protein is encoded by the coding sequence GTGCTGATCACTGATTTACCGCCTTTTCTGCTGTTCTATCTCGGCGGGCTGTTAGCCGCGCTGAGCCGGGGTAAATTGCGCGCCGGTTTAATGTTGGCCACGATTGCCCTGAGTGCGTTGAACCTGTGGATGCTGCCGGATGGTTTCTCCGTCCAGGCCGAGTTGATGGGCATGGCGCTGGAACCGGTCAGGCTGGATAACCTTAACTTCCTGTTTGGCTATCTGTTCCATATCGCCGCGCTGATCGGCGTGATTTACTCACTGCATGTGAAGGACACGCTCCAGCAGTCAGCCTCCATGTTCTACGCTGGCAGTGCGCTTGGCGCTGTATTTGCCGGCGATTTGCTGACCTTGTTTGTGTTTTGGGAAATGCTGGCGCTCACCTCGGTGTTCCTGGTGTGGGCCCGACGCAGTGAACAGGCTTACAGCTCAGGCATGCGCTATCTGGTCATTCAGGTGATTTCCGGCTTGTTACTGTTGGCCGGTATTCTGCTTCACTACCAGAAAAATGGGTCACTTGCGTTCAACTTCATTGGCCTGGAAGGGCTCTCGGCCTGGTTGATCTTTATCGGCTTCGGGGTGAAATGTGCCTTCCCGGCTCTGCATACCTGGCTTACCGATGCGTATCCGGAATCGACCCCTAGCGGTACGGTATTCCTGAGTGCATTCACCACCAAGGTGGCGATTTATGCTATGGCTCGGGCTTTTCCTGGCACGGAGCTGTTGGTTTACATCGGCGCCAGCATGGCCTGCTTCCCGATCTTCTATGCGGTAATTGAAAACGACCTGCGCCGGGTACTGGCTTACAGCCTGATCAACCAGCTGGGCTTCATGATTGTCGGCATCGGTATTGGTACCGAGCTGGCGATCAATGGCGCCGTGGCCCACGCCTTCAACGATGTCATCTTCAAGGGCCTGTTGTTTATGTCGATGGGGGCGGTGTTGTATCGCACCGGGCGTATCAACGGGTCTGAATTGGGCGGTCTGTACAAGTCGATGCCCAAGACCACCATACTGTGTATTGTTGGTGCCGCATCCATCTCAGCTTTCCCGCTGTTCAGTGGTTTTGTCAGCAAATCGATGATTATGTCTGCTGCGTTGAAAGAGCACTTTAATGTGGTGTGGTTGCTGTTGCTGTTTGCATCAGCCGGCGTATTCCACCACGCAGGTATCAAGATTCCGTATTTTGCGTTCTTCGCCCACGACTCCGGTATTCGTTGCAAAGAAGCCCCAACCAATATGCTGATTGCGATGGGTATTGCCGCCACCTTATGTATCGGCATTGGCTGCTTCCCTGAGCTGCTGTATCGCAACTTGCCCTTTGCTACGGATTACAGCGCCTATGACGTGACTCACGTGCTCACGCAAACCCAATTGCTGTTCTTCTCAGCGCTGGCCTTTGTGTGGCTGAACCTGAAGGGCATGTATCCACCGGAGCTGCCGTCAACCAACCTCGATGCAGACTGGTTCTATCGCCGGCCAATTCCGCGCCTGGTGGGTGGTATCACGGCGGCATTTTGGGCCGTTGATGGCGCGATGCGTCGCACAGTAATGTCGGTGCTGACAACCTTTGAGGGCCGCCTGGCGAAACTGAACCAGGATAACGGTCTGCTTTCCCGGGGCATTTCCACCAGCGCGATGGTGGCCTGGATGTGTGTGTTGTTGGCCGCAATGCTGCTGTTGAAGTTTATCTAA
- a CDS encoding proton-conducting transporter membrane subunit, which yields MMGPQGLINLAIVLPLLAAMGVAAIGRFPNLREACSILVGLLLLLVNIAIFRQWQGGVSLDVQWLEILPGLGLAFEVEALGLIFALVASCLWPVTIVYAIGYMRGHGEQNQTRFFACFAVAISAVMAIAFAANLFTLFVFYEVLSLCTYPLVTHAGTDKARRGGRIYLGILMGTSIAFLLPAMIITWVVSGTLDFQLGGILPDSLSGPVLAMLLVLFVFGVAKAAMMPFHRWLPAAMVAPTPVSALLHAVAVVKAGVFSLIKILVFIVGIERLQSIPMADYLLYLAGAGILLASLVAMRQDNLKARLAYSTVSQLGYISLGALLAVQAGVVGSAVHIAMHAVGKITLFFCAGAILVAAHKSEISQMRGLGRQMPFTMAAFFIGALSIIGLPPTGGTWSKWLLLSATLDAGELAMMGVLLISSLLNIVYLLPIPLRAFFPADGRADESWQIKEAPLPSLIAIGITSVACVALFIWPDFLVALANGIFSEGPSQ from the coding sequence ATGATGGGACCACAAGGCTTGATTAATCTGGCCATTGTATTGCCGCTGCTGGCTGCAATGGGGGTCGCGGCTATTGGGCGCTTCCCCAATTTGCGCGAGGCCTGCTCTATCCTGGTCGGCTTGTTGCTGCTGTTGGTAAATATTGCCATTTTCCGCCAGTGGCAGGGCGGCGTTAGTCTCGACGTCCAATGGCTCGAGATATTGCCCGGTCTGGGTCTTGCGTTCGAGGTTGAGGCCCTGGGGCTGATCTTTGCTTTGGTGGCGAGCTGCCTCTGGCCGGTTACGATCGTTTACGCCATCGGCTACATGCGGGGCCACGGTGAGCAAAACCAGACCCGCTTCTTTGCCTGTTTTGCCGTTGCTATCTCTGCGGTGATGGCAATTGCGTTCGCTGCCAACCTCTTCACCTTATTCGTGTTTTACGAGGTGTTGTCGCTGTGCACCTATCCGCTGGTGACTCACGCCGGCACCGACAAAGCCCGTCGCGGTGGGCGGATTTATCTGGGTATTCTGATGGGTACCTCCATCGCCTTCTTGTTGCCCGCCATGATCATCACCTGGGTTGTCAGCGGCACACTGGACTTCCAGCTGGGCGGCATTTTGCCTGACTCCCTGTCTGGCCCGGTGCTGGCCATGTTGCTGGTGCTATTTGTCTTTGGTGTGGCCAAGGCGGCGATGATGCCCTTTCACCGCTGGTTGCCCGCTGCGATGGTAGCGCCCACGCCGGTTAGTGCCTTGCTGCATGCCGTGGCGGTGGTAAAGGCCGGGGTATTCAGCCTGATTAAAATTCTGGTGTTTATCGTCGGTATCGAGCGGCTGCAAAGCATCCCGATGGCTGACTATCTGCTATACCTTGCCGGCGCTGGCATTCTGCTCGCCTCGCTGGTGGCCATGCGTCAAGACAATCTCAAGGCGCGGCTGGCTTACTCAACGGTGAGTCAGTTGGGTTACATAAGCTTAGGCGCCCTGCTGGCAGTGCAAGCCGGTGTGGTCGGTAGTGCCGTGCATATTGCCATGCACGCGGTTGGCAAAATCACGCTGTTCTTCTGCGCGGGTGCGATCCTGGTGGCAGCGCATAAGAGCGAGATCAGTCAGATGCGGGGACTTGGCCGCCAGATGCCTTTCACCATGGCGGCCTTTTTTATCGGCGCGCTCAGTATTATCGGGCTGCCGCCAACGGGGGGAACCTGGAGCAAATGGCTGCTGTTGAGCGCCACGCTGGACGCCGGTGAGCTGGCAATGATGGGCGTGCTGCTAATCAGCTCGTTGCTGAATATTGTTTATCTGTTGCCCATTCCGCTGCGGGCCTTCTTTCCCGCCGACGGCCGGGCCGACGAATCTTGGCAAATTAAAGAGGCGCCGCTGCCTTCGTTGATTGCGATTGGAATAACAAGCGTCGCCTGTGTGGCATTGTTTATCTGGCCGGATTTTCTCGTTGCGCTGGCCAATGGCATTTTTAGTGAGGGCCCAAGTCAATGA